One Azospirillum sp. B510 genomic window carries:
- the fsa gene encoding fructose-6-phosphate aldolase — MKFFVDTADIAEIRDLADTGLLDGVTTNPSLIAKSGRKFLDLVAEICDVVNGPVSAEVASTDFETMLAEAHKIAKISHRVAVKVPLTPAGLKVCKIISSEGTMVNVTLCFSPAQAILAAKAGASFVSPFVGRLDDIGQDGMGIIKDICEIYNNYDAFKTEVLVASIRNPMHIVKAARLGAHVVTAPASVLKQLFNHPLTDKGLAQFVEDWKKTGQSIL; from the coding sequence ATGAAGTTCTTCGTCGACACCGCCGACATCGCCGAGATCCGCGATCTGGCCGACACCGGCCTGCTGGACGGTGTTACCACCAACCCCTCCCTGATCGCCAAGTCCGGCCGCAAGTTCCTCGACCTCGTGGCCGAGATTTGCGACGTCGTCAACGGTCCGGTCAGCGCCGAGGTGGCGTCCACCGACTTCGAGACCATGCTCGCCGAGGCCCACAAGATCGCCAAGATCTCGCACCGCGTCGCGGTGAAGGTGCCGCTGACCCCGGCCGGCCTGAAGGTCTGCAAGATCATCTCGTCCGAAGGGACGATGGTCAACGTCACGCTGTGCTTCTCCCCCGCCCAGGCGATCCTGGCGGCCAAGGCCGGCGCCAGCTTCGTGTCGCCCTTCGTCGGCCGGCTGGACGACATCGGCCAGGACGGCATGGGCATCATCAAGGACATCTGCGAGATCTATAACAATTACGACGCCTTCAAGACCGAGGTGCTGGTCGCCTCGATCCGCAACCCGATGCACATCGTCAAGGCCGCCCGCCTGGGCGCCCATGTGGTGACCGCCCCGGCGTCGGTGCTGAAGCAGCTGTTCAACCACCCGCTGACCGACAAGGGTCTCGCCCAGTTCGTCGAGGACTGGAAGAAGACCGGCCAGTCGATCCTGTAA
- a CDS encoding DUF484 family protein produces the protein MADMGREPGQTRQRPALSSEDVRAYLRSNPDFLAQNADLVHHLTPPSVDRGRGVVDLQAFMVDRLRAEVRSLKDQQRELIGTSRANLNSQNRIHAAVLFLLDAQSFEQLIQTITTDLAVLLDLDVACLVIESNGVDIPHVHRSGVRVVEPGAIAERLGRADVVLNTDIQGDPEIYGAGAGLVRSEALIRIQVSSETPDGLLAFGSREPDTFHNGQGTELVGFLARVIERVIRGWLELPA, from the coding sequence ATGGCCGACATGGGCCGCGAACCGGGCCAGACCCGCCAGAGGCCGGCGCTCTCTTCGGAGGATGTGCGCGCCTATCTGCGGAGCAACCCGGACTTCCTGGCCCAGAACGCCGATCTGGTCCACCATCTGACCCCGCCGTCGGTCGACCGCGGGCGCGGGGTGGTGGACCTCCAGGCCTTCATGGTCGACCGGCTGCGGGCCGAGGTCCGCAGCCTGAAGGACCAGCAGCGCGAGCTGATCGGCACCAGCCGCGCCAACCTGAACAGCCAGAACCGCATCCATGCCGCGGTGCTGTTCCTGCTCGACGCCCAGAGCTTCGAGCAGCTGATCCAGACCATCACCACCGACCTCGCGGTCCTGCTCGACCTCGACGTCGCCTGTCTGGTCATCGAATCCAACGGCGTCGACATCCCCCATGTCCACCGCTCCGGCGTGCGGGTGGTGGAGCCGGGCGCCATCGCCGAGCGGCTGGGCCGCGCCGACGTGGTGCTGAACACCGACATCCAGGGTGATCCCGAGATCTACGGCGCCGGCGCCGGCCTCGTCCGGTCGGAGGCGCTGATCCGCATCCAGGTCTCCAGCGAGACCCCCGACGGGCTGCTCGCCTTCGGCAGCCGCGAACCCGACACCTTCCACAACGGCCAGGGCACCGAACTGGTCGGCTTCCTCGCCCGCGTGATCGAGCGGGTGATCCGCGGCTGGCTGGAGCTGCCGGCGTGA
- a CDS encoding tyrosine recombinase XerC: MPNKKDSDIYLGFSARPDVQDALAHWRRWLESEKVVSRHTLSAYTADVAEFLRFLTEFHGGSPPSLNDLGDLKAADFRAWMSRLAMDGLVGASRARKLAAVRNLFRWMDRGGRLHNPAVATLATPKVKRPAPRPLTEIDADRLLEEAEREREEPWIGKRDRALFTLLYGCGLRISEALGLAARDAPLGDTLRVTGKGRKDRMIPILPAVTEAVRAYLDSCPFTLAPDGPLFVGTRGGRLNASIAQHQMQKLRALMGMPDNATPHALRHSFATHLLADGGDLRAIQDLLGHASLSTTQRYTDVENEQLMNVYRNAHPRARKG; the protein is encoded by the coding sequence TTGCCGAACAAGAAAGATTCAGATATATATTTAGGCTTCTCCGCCAGGCCCGACGTCCAGGACGCGCTCGCCCACTGGCGGCGCTGGCTGGAGAGCGAGAAGGTGGTCTCCCGCCACACCCTGTCGGCCTACACCGCCGACGTGGCTGAGTTCCTGCGCTTCCTCACCGAATTCCACGGCGGTTCGCCGCCCTCGCTCAACGACCTGGGTGACCTGAAGGCGGCGGATTTCCGCGCCTGGATGTCCAGACTGGCGATGGACGGGCTGGTCGGGGCCAGCCGGGCGCGCAAGCTGGCGGCGGTGCGCAACCTGTTCCGCTGGATGGACCGCGGCGGCCGCCTGCACAATCCCGCCGTCGCCACCCTGGCGACGCCGAAGGTCAAGCGCCCGGCCCCGCGCCCGCTGACCGAGATCGACGCCGACCGCCTGCTGGAGGAGGCCGAGCGCGAACGCGAGGAACCCTGGATCGGCAAGCGCGACCGCGCCCTGTTCACCCTGCTCTATGGCTGCGGCCTGCGCATCTCCGAGGCGCTGGGGCTGGCGGCCAGGGACGCGCCGCTGGGCGACACGCTGCGCGTCACCGGCAAGGGACGCAAGGACCGCATGATCCCCATCCTGCCGGCGGTGACGGAGGCGGTGCGGGCCTATCTCGACTCCTGCCCCTTCACCCTGGCGCCCGACGGCCCGCTGTTCGTCGGCACCCGCGGCGGACGGCTGAACGCCAGCATCGCCCAGCACCAGATGCAGAAGCTGCGCGCCCTGATGGGAATGCCGGACAACGCAACCCCGCACGCCCTGCGGCATAGTTTCGCGACCCATCTTTTGGCGGACGGCGGCGACCTGCGCGCCATCCAGGATCTTCTCGGCCACGCCTCCCTCTCCACCACCCAGCGCTACACCGACGTGGAGAACGAGCAGCTGATGAACGTCTACCGCAACGCCCATCCCAGGGCGCGCAAGGGCTGA
- a CDS encoding methyl-accepting chemotaxis protein produces MQTKSIQSKIAMLSGLCLAGTVAVLVGFAILSTRSSNEFVTGNVERILESKTTESLQNLAATQAGLLRSEFDTALNAARTMAGSFTSLADDSAPGHILPERRREVLNALLLSVLKQNPLFNGTYSAWEPDGLDGADTAFRNRRETGTDATGRFLPYWNRDQNGRIALQPLVEYDSRDRHPNGVMKGGWYIGPQETGRESVLDPLPYIVQGKQVYLATLSVPVVIGGKFRGVAGADFNLDFVQQLSTKVSAAVFNGRSQVVIVSNMGLIVAHSARPDLIGQPISTFDNAWQADLASVQAGKPHVDVDSSTNMLRAFAPITLGNTEKPWAVLVQVPKDLVLADSLALSTDLGGRANANILWQVAVGALVALGAVAVMWMVAGGIARPIRASVAFAEGIAAGRFDQTLDIRQTDEVGALAEALRKMMADLKRMIDQRAEDQAKADAERRAAMLQLADSLEAQVMSVVDGVDRAAQSMTGTAQTMTATATQTSQQAGVVANASQDASSNVQTVASATEELSASIQEIGERVNRSAQIARDAVEAAQQANGQVLSLTEAAEKIGTVVQLIQDIASQTNLLALNATIEAARAGEAGKGFAVVAQEVKSLASQTARATEDIAGHVAGMQRVTGETASAIKDIGGIIAQIDEISTAIAAAVEEQGSATAEIARNVQQAAGGTQEVTRTIADVRSAAVEAGHSAENVLSVSGQLAGDAGRLRSAVNGFLSTIRAA; encoded by the coding sequence ATGCAAACAAAATCGATCCAATCGAAGATCGCCATGCTGTCGGGCTTGTGCCTGGCCGGGACCGTCGCCGTGCTCGTCGGCTTCGCGATCCTGTCGACGCGGTCGAGCAACGAGTTCGTCACCGGGAACGTCGAGCGGATCCTTGAGAGCAAGACGACGGAATCCCTACAGAACCTCGCGGCCACCCAGGCGGGCCTGCTGCGATCGGAGTTCGACACCGCCCTGAACGCCGCCCGGACGATGGCCGGCAGCTTCACCAGCCTCGCCGACGATTCAGCGCCCGGCCACATCCTGCCGGAACGGCGGCGCGAGGTGCTGAACGCCCTTCTTCTGTCGGTCCTGAAGCAGAACCCGCTGTTCAACGGCACCTATTCGGCCTGGGAGCCCGACGGGCTCGACGGCGCGGACACGGCGTTCCGCAACCGCCGGGAAACCGGCACCGACGCCACCGGCCGTTTCCTCCCCTATTGGAACCGGGACCAGAACGGCCGCATCGCCTTGCAGCCGCTGGTCGAGTATGACAGCCGCGACCGCCATCCCAACGGGGTGATGAAGGGCGGCTGGTACATCGGCCCGCAGGAGACCGGACGCGAAAGCGTGCTCGATCCGCTGCCCTACATCGTGCAGGGCAAGCAGGTCTATCTGGCGACCCTGTCGGTGCCGGTCGTCATCGGCGGCAAGTTCCGCGGCGTGGCCGGCGCCGACTTCAACCTCGATTTCGTTCAGCAGCTGTCGACCAAAGTCAGCGCCGCCGTCTTCAACGGCCGCAGCCAGGTCGTCATCGTCAGCAACATGGGCCTGATCGTCGCCCACAGCGCCCGGCCCGACCTGATCGGCCAGCCGATCTCCACCTTCGACAACGCCTGGCAGGCCGATCTGGCGAGCGTCCAGGCGGGCAAGCCGCATGTCGATGTCGACTCCTCCACCAACATGCTGCGCGCCTTCGCCCCCATCACGCTGGGCAACACCGAGAAGCCGTGGGCCGTGCTGGTCCAGGTGCCGAAGGACCTCGTGCTGGCCGACAGCCTGGCCCTGTCCACCGATCTGGGCGGGCGCGCCAACGCCAACATCCTGTGGCAGGTCGCCGTCGGCGCCCTGGTGGCGCTCGGCGCCGTCGCGGTGATGTGGATGGTCGCCGGCGGCATCGCCCGGCCGATCCGCGCCAGCGTCGCCTTCGCCGAAGGAATCGCCGCCGGCCGCTTCGACCAGACGCTCGACATCCGCCAGACCGACGAGGTCGGCGCCCTGGCCGAGGCCCTGCGCAAGATGATGGCCGACCTGAAGCGGATGATCGATCAGCGGGCGGAGGATCAGGCCAAGGCCGACGCCGAACGCCGCGCCGCCATGCTGCAACTGGCCGACAGCCTCGAAGCCCAGGTGATGAGCGTCGTCGACGGGGTCGACCGCGCCGCCCAGTCGATGACCGGCACCGCCCAGACCATGACCGCCACCGCGACCCAGACCAGCCAGCAGGCCGGCGTCGTCGCCAACGCCTCCCAGGACGCCAGCAGCAACGTGCAGACCGTCGCCAGCGCCACGGAGGAGCTGTCGGCCTCGATCCAGGAGATCGGCGAGCGCGTCAACCGTTCCGCCCAGATCGCCCGCGACGCGGTGGAGGCGGCGCAGCAGGCCAACGGGCAGGTTCTCAGCCTGACCGAGGCGGCGGAGAAGATCGGCACCGTGGTGCAGCTGATCCAGGACATCGCCAGCCAGACCAACCTGCTGGCGCTGAACGCGACCATCGAAGCCGCCCGCGCCGGCGAGGCCGGCAAGGGCTTCGCGGTGGTGGCACAGGAGGTGAAGAGCCTCGCCAGCCAGACCGCCCGCGCGACGGAGGACATCGCCGGCCATGTCGCCGGCATGCAGCGGGTCACCGGCGAGACCGCCAGCGCGATCAAGGACATCGGCGGCATCATCGCCCAGATCGACGAGATCTCCACCGCCATCGCCGCCGCGGTGGAGGAGCAGGGCTCGGCCACGGCGGAGATCGCCCGCAACGTGCAGCAGGCCGCCGGCGGCACCCAGGAGGTGACCAGGACCATCGCCGACGTCCGCAGCGCCGCCGTCGAAGCCGGTCACTCCGCAGAGAACGTCCTGTCGGTCTCCGGCCAGCTCGCCGGCGACGCCGGCCGCCTGCGCAGCGCGGTGAACGGCTTCCTGTCGACCATCCGCGCCGCCTGA
- the lpdA gene encoding dihydrolipoyl dehydrogenase — translation MAESTFDVVVIGGGPGGYVCAIRAAQLGFKVACVEKRGTLGGTCLNVGCIPSKALLAASEKFEEAAHGLAKFGIKVGGVELDLPGMQAHKDKVVKDNVTGIEFLFKKNKVTWLKGAGKITAANTVEVEGVGAITASKAIVIATGSDVAPLPGIAIDETRVVSSTGALSLPEVPKHLVVIGGGVIGLELGSVWGRLGAKVTVVEYLDRVLPTMDGELSKQAQRIFAKQGMDFKLSTKVTGAAVTEAGVTLTVEPAAGGEAQTIEADTVLVAIGRRPYTEGLGLEAVGVELERGRVKIDGHFQTNVPGIYAIGDVVEGPMLAHKAEEEGVALAEQLAGQKSHVNHDLVPGVVYTWPEVAAVGKTEEQLKAAGVAYKTGKFPFTANGRARAGGNTDGFVKILSDAATDQVLGVHMIGPNVSEMIGELVLAMEFSASAEDVARTCHAHPTLSEAVKEAALAADGRALHI, via the coding sequence ATGGCTGAAAGCACTTTTGACGTCGTCGTGATCGGCGGTGGCCCCGGCGGGTATGTCTGCGCGATCCGCGCGGCGCAGCTCGGCTTCAAGGTCGCCTGCGTCGAGAAGCGGGGGACGCTGGGCGGCACCTGCCTGAATGTCGGCTGCATCCCGTCCAAGGCCCTGCTGGCGGCGTCGGAGAAGTTCGAGGAGGCGGCCCATGGCCTCGCCAAGTTCGGCATCAAGGTCGGCGGCGTCGAACTCGACCTGCCGGGCATGCAGGCCCACAAGGACAAGGTCGTCAAGGACAACGTCACCGGCATCGAGTTCCTGTTCAAGAAGAACAAGGTCACCTGGCTGAAGGGCGCCGGCAAAATCACCGCCGCCAACACGGTCGAAGTCGAGGGCGTCGGCGCCATCACCGCGTCGAAGGCGATCGTCATCGCCACCGGCTCCGACGTGGCCCCGTTGCCGGGCATCGCCATCGACGAGACGCGCGTGGTGTCCTCCACCGGCGCGCTGTCGCTGCCGGAGGTGCCGAAGCATCTGGTCGTCATCGGCGGCGGCGTGATCGGTCTGGAGCTGGGCTCGGTCTGGGGCCGCCTGGGCGCCAAGGTGACGGTGGTCGAGTATCTCGACCGCGTGCTGCCGACCATGGACGGCGAACTGTCGAAGCAGGCCCAGCGTATCTTCGCCAAGCAGGGCATGGACTTCAAGCTGAGCACCAAGGTGACCGGCGCCGCCGTCACCGAGGCCGGCGTGACCCTGACGGTCGAGCCCGCCGCCGGCGGCGAGGCGCAGACCATCGAGGCCGACACCGTGCTGGTCGCCATCGGCCGCCGCCCCTACACCGAAGGGCTGGGCCTGGAGGCGGTCGGCGTCGAGCTGGAGCGTGGCCGCGTCAAGATCGACGGCCATTTCCAGACCAACGTGCCGGGCATCTACGCCATCGGCGACGTGGTCGAAGGCCCGATGCTGGCCCACAAGGCCGAGGAGGAGGGCGTGGCGCTGGCCGAGCAGCTCGCCGGCCAGAAGAGCCACGTCAACCACGACCTCGTCCCCGGCGTCGTCTACACTTGGCCGGAAGTCGCCGCCGTCGGCAAGACCGAGGAGCAGCTGAAGGCCGCGGGCGTCGCCTACAAGACCGGCAAGTTCCCCTTCACCGCCAACGGCCGCGCCCGCGCCGGCGGCAACACCGATGGCTTCGTCAAGATCCTGTCGGATGCCGCCACCGACCAGGTGCTGGGCGTCCACATGATCGGCCCGAACGTGTCGGAGATGATCGGCGAGCTGGTGCTGGCCATGGAGTTCAGCGCGTCGGCCGAAGACGTCGCCCGCACCTGCCACGCTCACCCGACCCTGTCGGAAGCGGTCAAGGAAGCGGCGCTGGCGGCGGATGGGCGTGCGCTGCACATCTGA
- a CDS encoding entericidin A/B family lipoprotein, producing the protein MTTVKKFALLAVLGTLLGTTLAACNTVEGAGQDVQAGGRAIERGADNVQKKM; encoded by the coding sequence ATGACCACCGTCAAGAAGTTCGCCCTGCTCGCCGTCCTCGGCACGCTGCTCGGCACCACGCTGGCCGCCTGCAACACGGTGGAGGGCGCCGGCCAGGACGTGCAGGCCGGCGGCCGCGCCATCGAACGCGGCGCCGACAACGTCCAGAAGAAGATGTGA
- a CDS encoding YkgJ family cysteine cluster protein, with the protein MEPRFSCTACGKCCHGWLPLTLKDAIAHAGRFPLAMVWTPVRQNARFYQLATRLGATVRLPSRKTVAVLIVPTAYLPTSHPCPELREDGLCGIHDDKPSRCRTMPFYPYREERDQADLLIPRKGWACDVSATAPVVYSNHEIIDRSDFDRERNDLLDQSPVIQRYADYMLKYMPWILDELAKMAARPTGGNIVSSLSSFLTATRRPDAVEIATAQAPLFRAMAEKTRDDPAMREYHRNYSGWAVEMESLARRNPG; encoded by the coding sequence ATGGAGCCGCGCTTTTCCTGCACGGCCTGCGGCAAATGCTGCCATGGCTGGCTGCCGCTGACGCTCAAGGATGCCATCGCCCATGCCGGGCGGTTCCCGCTGGCCATGGTGTGGACGCCTGTGCGGCAGAACGCCCGATTCTATCAGCTGGCGACCCGGCTGGGCGCCACGGTACGCCTGCCCAGCCGCAAGACCGTGGCGGTGCTGATCGTGCCGACCGCCTACCTGCCGACGTCCCATCCCTGCCCGGAACTGCGCGAGGATGGGCTGTGCGGCATCCATGACGACAAGCCGTCGCGTTGCCGCACCATGCCCTTCTATCCTTATCGCGAGGAGCGCGACCAGGCCGACCTGCTCATCCCGCGCAAGGGCTGGGCGTGCGACGTGTCGGCGACCGCGCCGGTCGTCTACAGCAACCATGAGATCATCGACCGCAGCGATTTCGACCGCGAGCGCAACGACCTGCTGGATCAGTCGCCCGTGATCCAGCGTTATGCGGACTATATGCTGAAATACATGCCGTGGATCCTCGACGAACTGGCGAAGATGGCGGCCAGGCCCACCGGCGGGAACATCGTCAGCAGCCTGTCCTCCTTCCTCACGGCCACCCGGCGGCCGGATGCCGTGGAGATCGCGACGGCCCAGGCGCCGTTGTTCCGGGCCATGGCCGAGAAGACCCGCGACGACCCGGCGATGCGCGAGTATCACCGCAATTACAGCGGATGGGCCGTGGAGATGGAAAGCCTCGCCCGGCGCAATCCCGGTTGA
- a CDS encoding YchJ family protein, which translates to MSSCPCGSSRPFEECCGPILAGEPAPSAEALMRSRYTAFVRHDLDHVERTHAPEIREDFNRAEAERMVAEAEWQRLDILRASEEGDAGQVEFLIHFRRDGQELRHHERASFRREDGRWLYVSGEINPKGEPRRVVKVGRNEPCPCGSGKKYKACCGR; encoded by the coding sequence ATGTCGTCCTGTCCCTGCGGCTCCAGCCGTCCCTTCGAGGAGTGCTGTGGCCCGATCCTGGCCGGGGAGCCGGCGCCAAGCGCCGAAGCTCTGATGCGGTCGCGCTACACCGCCTTCGTCCGGCACGATCTCGACCATGTCGAGCGCACGCACGCCCCGGAAATCCGTGAGGACTTCAACCGTGCCGAGGCCGAACGGATGGTGGCGGAGGCCGAGTGGCAGCGTCTCGACATCCTCCGTGCGAGTGAGGAGGGCGACGCCGGCCAGGTCGAGTTCCTGATCCATTTCCGCCGGGACGGGCAGGAGTTGCGCCACCATGAACGGGCGAGCTTCCGCCGGGAGGACGGACGGTGGCTCTATGTCAGTGGGGAGATCAATCCGAAGGGGGAGCCGCGCCGCGTCGTCAAGGTCGGGCGCAACGAGCCCTGTCCCTGCGGATCGGGCAAGAAGTACAAGGCCTGCTGCGGCCGATAG
- the rfaE1 gene encoding D-glycero-beta-D-manno-heptose-7-phosphate kinase translates to MSDLARHIDTLSRANVLCLGDVMLDRFVYGLVDRVSPEAPIPVLRIQHEVLKLGGAGNVAANLVALDAKCRFISVVGDDAVGGQLRGILNSERIGDDTVVVEPGRQTTAKTRFIAGQQQLLRADRETVAAIAVADKVLAQVSRELSEVQAVILSDYGKGVLTDELVVAVIAAARQVGRTVVVDPKGRDYRRYRGADIVTPNRKELMEATGLPAGTDEEVIAAARHLIETCGIGAVVATRSEQGMSVVTADEAVHLPAEAREVFDVSGAGDTVVATLTAALSVGIDLVDSARLANLAAGIVVGKVGTAVVRSAEMLAGLHEQQWRHGEEKVLTRDAAADRAERWRLRGKRVGFTNGCFDLLHPGHISLLKQARAACDVLVVGLNSDASVKRLKGESRPVQNETARATVLASLGCVDLVVIFGEDTPETLIRVLRPDVLVKGADYTIDRVVGADFVQSCGGTVVLAELVQGQSTTNTIKRMKG, encoded by the coding sequence ATGAGCGACCTTGCCCGTCACATCGACACCCTGTCGCGCGCCAACGTGCTGTGCCTTGGCGACGTGATGCTCGACCGTTTCGTCTATGGTTTGGTGGACCGGGTTTCGCCGGAGGCCCCCATCCCCGTCCTGCGCATTCAGCATGAGGTGTTGAAGCTCGGCGGGGCGGGGAATGTCGCCGCCAATCTCGTGGCGCTGGACGCCAAATGCCGTTTCATCTCCGTGGTCGGAGACGATGCGGTCGGTGGCCAGTTGCGGGGGATCCTCAACAGCGAGCGGATCGGCGATGATACGGTCGTGGTGGAGCCCGGCCGGCAAACCACCGCGAAGACCCGCTTCATCGCCGGACAGCAGCAGCTGCTGCGCGCCGATCGGGAAACGGTCGCCGCCATCGCCGTCGCCGACAAGGTGCTGGCCCAGGTGAGTCGCGAGTTGTCCGAGGTCCAGGCGGTCATCCTGTCCGATTACGGCAAGGGCGTGCTGACCGACGAGCTGGTCGTGGCGGTGATCGCCGCCGCGCGGCAGGTCGGGCGCACCGTGGTGGTCGACCCGAAGGGACGCGATTACCGCCGCTATCGCGGAGCCGACATTGTCACGCCCAACCGCAAGGAACTGATGGAGGCCACCGGCCTGCCCGCCGGCACCGACGAGGAGGTGATCGCCGCCGCCCGCCATCTGATCGAGACCTGCGGCATCGGCGCCGTCGTCGCCACCCGCAGCGAACAGGGCATGTCGGTGGTCACCGCCGACGAGGCGGTGCATCTGCCGGCCGAGGCGCGCGAGGTGTTCGACGTCTCCGGCGCCGGTGACACGGTGGTGGCGACGCTGACCGCCGCCCTGTCGGTCGGCATCGATCTGGTCGACTCGGCGCGGCTGGCCAATCTGGCGGCCGGCATTGTGGTGGGCAAGGTCGGCACCGCGGTGGTCCGCTCGGCCGAGATGCTCGCCGGCCTGCATGAGCAGCAGTGGCGCCATGGCGAGGAGAAGGTGCTGACCCGCGACGCCGCGGCGGATCGGGCGGAGCGCTGGCGGCTGCGCGGCAAGCGCGTCGGTTTCACCAACGGGTGTTTCGACCTGCTGCATCCCGGCCATATCTCGCTGCTGAAGCAGGCCCGCGCCGCCTGCGACGTGCTGGTGGTCGGGCTGAACAGCGACGCGTCGGTGAAGCGGCTGAAGGGCGAAAGCCGGCCGGTGCAGAACGAGACGGCGCGCGCCACGGTGCTGGCGTCGCTGGGCTGCGTCGATCTGGTGGTGATCTTCGGCGAGGACACGCCGGAGACGCTGATCCGCGTCCTGCGCCCCGACGTGCTGGTCAAGGGGGCGGACTACACGATCGACAGGGTGGTCGGGGCGGATTTCGTCCAGAGCTGTGGCGGAACCGTGGTGCTGGCCGAACTGGTCCAGGGCCAGAGCACGACCAACACCATCAAGCGCATGAAGGGCTGA
- a CDS encoding sensor histidine kinase produces MPRSTVAASLSAKLLLLTILFVLLAEVLIYAPSIARFRMSYLEERLAAAHIAALSVEAAPDLMVTRELQAKLLAYTGTHVIDLIQPGARVYMLSRPMPPVADAVYDLRGTGMGMQFVDAGHALWLALDGIFGPRRDRVIRVIDRSPNDPAQRVEVTMDERPLIDAMLDFSRRILAVSVAISLIAAILVYVTLHALMVRPMRRLTAGVVAFRRDPDGAPPLIPGRRGDEIGVAERELAAMQDTVRAALRQRERLATLGTAVAKINHDLRGILSTASLLSERLTESADPEVRRVTPRLVASLDRAVELCGQTLSFTRDGVLPLSPAPVDLRRLAAEAGTEVLATVRPDGGRVEAEWVNDIPAGLPAAVDAAQFGRALVNLGRNAVQAGAGRVRIAAQAERPGLLTLTIADDGPGLAPRARQNLFQPFAGSARAGGVGLGLAIAREVVRAHGGDLRLVRSDAAGTVFALDIPQCDADTGPLAVAGHGPTGDE; encoded by the coding sequence ATGCCCCGTTCCACCGTCGCGGCCAGCCTGTCGGCCAAGCTGCTGCTGCTCACCATCCTGTTCGTGCTGCTGGCGGAGGTGCTGATCTACGCCCCCTCCATCGCCCGCTTCCGCATGAGCTATCTGGAGGAGCGGCTGGCCGCCGCCCACATCGCGGCATTGTCGGTGGAGGCCGCCCCCGACCTGATGGTGACGAGGGAGTTGCAGGCGAAGCTGCTGGCCTATACCGGAACCCACGTCATCGACCTGATCCAGCCGGGGGCGCGGGTCTACATGCTGTCCCGCCCGATGCCGCCGGTGGCCGACGCGGTATACGACCTGCGCGGCACCGGGATGGGCATGCAGTTCGTCGATGCCGGCCATGCCCTGTGGCTGGCGCTGGACGGGATTTTCGGACCAAGGCGCGACCGGGTGATCCGGGTGATCGACCGCTCCCCCAACGACCCGGCCCAGCGGGTCGAGGTCACCATGGACGAACGGCCGCTGATCGACGCCATGCTGGACTTCTCGCGCCGCATCCTGGCGGTGTCGGTCGCCATCTCGCTGATCGCCGCCATCCTGGTCTATGTCACGCTGCATGCCCTGATGGTGCGGCCGATGCGCCGGCTGACCGCCGGGGTCGTCGCCTTCCGCCGCGACCCCGACGGCGCGCCGCCGCTGATACCGGGCCGCCGCGGCGACGAGATCGGCGTGGCCGAGCGCGAGCTCGCCGCCATGCAGGACACCGTCCGCGCCGCCCTGCGCCAGCGCGAAAGGCTGGCCACGCTGGGCACCGCGGTGGCGAAGATCAACCACGACCTGCGCGGCATCCTGTCCACCGCCTCCCTCCTGTCGGAGCGGCTGACCGAAAGCGCCGACCCGGAGGTGCGGCGGGTGACGCCGCGGCTGGTCGCCTCGCTCGACCGGGCGGTGGAGCTGTGTGGCCAGACCCTGTCCTTCACCCGCGACGGCGTCCTGCCGCTCAGCCCGGCGCCGGTCGATCTGCGCCGGCTGGCGGCGGAGGCCGGGACCGAGGTGCTCGCCACCGTCCGCCCCGATGGCGGCCGGGTCGAGGCGGAGTGGGTCAACGACATCCCCGCCGGCCTGCCGGCCGCGGTCGATGCGGCCCAGTTCGGCCGCGCCCTGGTCAATCTCGGCCGCAACGCCGTGCAGGCCGGCGCCGGCCGGGTGCGGATCGCCGCCCAGGCGGAGCGGCCGGGCCTGCTGACCCTGACGATCGCCGATGACGGCCCCGGCCTCGCCCCCCGCGCGCGGCAGAACCTGTTCCAGCCCTTCGCCGGATCGGCGCGGGCCGGCGGCGTCGGCCTGGGGCTCGCCATCGCGCGCGAGGTGGTACGCGCCCATGGCGGCGACCTGCGGCTGGTGCGGAGCGATGCCGCCGGAACGGTCTTCGCCCTTGACATACCGCAATGCGACGCGGACACCGGTCCGCTAGCTGTTGCGGGACACGGGCCGACGGGCGACGAATGA